A single window of Eisenibacter elegans DSM 3317 DNA harbors:
- a CDS encoding CoA transferase gives MTTLADIFASLPQRFKADKAGDYAAVFHFEFALADKSTERYTVRIGQGACQVAPDWQGEAACTVRADAQTYIDLTLGKGSPQMAIMTGKVKVSNIPEMLRFAPLFGKFTPISGEAPAPLKGAPTRKPTQGPLQGLRIVDLTRLLPGPLATMLMADMGAEVIKVESPSFKDYTRDFPPYIKGESAAYLAFNRSKRNLALDYSKPEGYQALLELIKTADIFIEQFRPGVLQKMGLAYEDLKAVNPRLIYVSVTGYGHTGPYAQLAGHDLNYIAYAGLLSGNAQSAPQIPTPQIADIAGGSYMAVIACLSALHARQQTGKGQFVDVAMLDGVMPLAINNLMLYTSTGQSPSREQGFLSGGLVNYGIYPTKDEKYVVLGTLEAKFWNKFCEVVARPEWKNRMLPAAPDILAQHKAELTALFTQHPQAYWVDLGLKHDLLITPVYETSELDQDPQVQARQMIISQEHPVAGTIKNIGVPLKFSDTQAAPAWPAPVLGEDSLALMQEIGLSPEQIQALAKAGLLTCQTAER, from the coding sequence ATGACAACTTTAGCAGACATTTTTGCCTCTCTCCCGCAGCGCTTCAAGGCCGACAAGGCCGGCGACTACGCAGCGGTGTTTCATTTTGAGTTTGCCCTAGCCGACAAAAGCACCGAGCGCTATACCGTTCGGATAGGCCAAGGGGCTTGCCAAGTAGCGCCCGATTGGCAGGGCGAAGCAGCCTGTACCGTTCGTGCCGATGCGCAGACTTATATTGACCTGACACTGGGCAAGGGTAGCCCACAGATGGCCATTATGACCGGCAAAGTGAAAGTAAGCAATATCCCCGAAATGCTTCGTTTTGCTCCGCTATTTGGCAAATTCACCCCGATTTCGGGCGAAGCGCCCGCTCCGCTAAAGGGTGCACCAACCCGCAAACCCACCCAAGGCCCTTTGCAAGGGCTGCGTATTGTAGACCTCACCCGCCTGCTGCCAGGCCCCTTGGCCACCATGCTGATGGCTGATATGGGGGCGGAGGTCATCAAGGTAGAGTCGCCTAGCTTCAAAGACTACACGCGAGATTTCCCGCCTTATATCAAGGGGGAGTCTGCCGCGTATTTGGCCTTTAACCGCTCCAAGCGTAACTTAGCGCTCGATTATAGCAAGCCCGAAGGCTATCAGGCCTTGTTGGAGCTGATTAAGACGGCAGATATTTTTATTGAGCAGTTTCGTCCTGGGGTGTTGCAAAAAATGGGCTTGGCTTACGAAGACCTCAAAGCTGTCAACCCACGCCTGATTTATGTGTCTGTAACGGGTTATGGCCATACGGGACCCTATGCGCAGTTGGCCGGGCACGATCTCAACTACATCGCCTATGCAGGGCTGCTCTCGGGCAATGCGCAGAGTGCGCCACAAATCCCAACCCCACAGATTGCCGATATTGCGGGCGGCTCTTATATGGCCGTGATTGCTTGTCTAAGCGCCTTACATGCCCGCCAACAGACAGGCAAGGGGCAGTTTGTGGATGTGGCGATGCTTGATGGGGTGATGCCGCTGGCCATCAACAACCTAATGCTCTATACATCTACCGGCCAAAGCCCCAGCCGTGAGCAGGGCTTTCTCTCCGGTGGCTTGGTCAATTACGGCATCTACCCCACCAAGGATGAGAAGTATGTGGTGCTAGGCACGCTGGAGGCGAAGTTTTGGAATAAGTTCTGTGAGGTAGTAGCCCGCCCCGAGTGGAAGAACCGGATGCTCCCCGCTGCCCCCGATATTTTGGCCCAGCACAAGGCCGAGCTGACGGCGCTCTTCACCCAACACCCGCAGGCGTATTGGGTAGACCTTGGCCTCAAGCACGACTTGCTCATTACGCCGGTGTACGAAACCTCTGAGTTGGATCAAGACCCACAGGTGCAGGCTCGGCAGATGATTATCAGCCAAGAACACCCTGTGGCCGGTACGATTAAAAATATCGGGGTGCCGCTCAAGTTTTCGGATACACAGGCCGCACCAGCTTGGCCGGCTCCAGTGCTAGGTGAAGACTCGCTCGCCCTAATGCAAGAGATAGGTCTCAGCCCTGAGCAAATTCAGGCGCTTGCCAAAGCCGGACTGCTGACTTGCCAAACAGCGGAGAGGTAA
- a CDS encoding enoyl-CoA hydratase/isomerase family protein, whose amino-acid sequence MMPYTQAEVQNLSSQTFAYILVREEGHTLTIRLNRPEKKNAMSPTMVREYAYAMSYAHHSPHIWAVVFEAEGSVWCAGADLKAMRGQEEPNNSSIPASEGDQPILMGELFWHIHKPVIAKVHAPVFAGGFLLICGATYVVASPEARFSLPEVKRGIFPFQVLASLLQVMPARRALDLCLRAATLSAEEAERYGLVTHLCPADQLDTQVAGLLEELSQNSPSAIRLGLKAYDQMRSLGQEQLHGYLAQMLQETIQTADAQEGLAAFAEKRPPQWKGY is encoded by the coding sequence ATGATGCCTTATACCCAAGCAGAAGTACAGAATTTATCCTCACAAACTTTTGCCTATATTTTGGTGCGGGAGGAGGGGCACACCCTGACCATCCGCCTAAACCGTCCTGAGAAGAAAAACGCGATGAGCCCGACTATGGTGCGTGAATATGCCTATGCGATGAGCTATGCGCATCACAGTCCGCATATATGGGCGGTGGTGTTTGAGGCGGAGGGCAGCGTGTGGTGTGCTGGTGCCGACCTCAAGGCAATGCGCGGCCAAGAAGAACCGAATAACTCTAGTATTCCTGCGTCTGAAGGCGACCAGCCTATCCTGATGGGCGAATTGTTTTGGCATATCCATAAGCCTGTGATTGCCAAGGTACACGCGCCTGTGTTTGCAGGTGGTTTTTTGTTGATTTGTGGTGCTACCTATGTGGTGGCCTCACCGGAGGCGCGTTTTAGCCTGCCCGAGGTCAAGCGGGGGATATTCCCGTTTCAGGTGTTGGCCAGCCTGCTACAGGTGATGCCCGCCCGCCGTGCGCTCGACCTCTGCCTGCGTGCGGCGACCCTCAGTGCGGAGGAGGCCGAACGTTATGGGCTTGTAACACACCTCTGCCCCGCCGATCAACTTGACACACAGGTAGCCGGGCTGCTGGAGGAGCTGAGTCAAAATTCTCCCTCGGCTATCCGCCTAGGGCTCAAAGCCTATGACCAGATGCGCAGCCTCGGCCAAGAGCAACTACACGGTTACCTTGCTCAGATGCTTCAGGAGACCATCCAGACCGCCGATGCGCAGGAGGGGCTGGCAGCTTTTGCCGAAAAGCGCCCCCCACAATGGAAGGGATATTGA
- a CDS encoding AtuA-related protein yields the protein MTKKVKLYEVASARSGDKGDICNIGLMASSPELYPLLRSQVTADRVKAHFGPLIQGKVERFEWEAIETLNFVCHQALGGGGASSMRMDPLGKNFSSLLLQMEVSL from the coding sequence ATGACTAAAAAAGTAAAACTCTATGAAGTAGCCTCTGCCCGATCTGGCGACAAAGGCGATATTTGTAACATTGGGCTGATGGCCAGTAGCCCCGAACTCTACCCCCTGCTGCGCTCACAGGTCACGGCTGACCGTGTGAAAGCGCACTTTGGGCCGCTGATACAGGGCAAGGTAGAACGATTTGAATGGGAGGCTATCGAAACGCTTAACTTCGTGTGCCATCAGGCGCTTGGCGGCGGCGGTGCCTCTTCGATGCGGATGGATCCGCTGGGCAAAAACTTCTCCAGCCTACTGCTGCAGATGGAAGTATCGCTTTGA
- a CDS encoding J domain-containing protein, protein MITKMIVEILQAIIDDPAIRRLMGRYDHKGRSQVNIDEFMDEMNLNAEQRQKVREAYQNYNNNQERYQYKYAPKSDDPFDKFDAYFRKYEDMAEENEKRFGHEKAYAHRKYQQYAGGQQQKNNYQQYDPSYLRTEEERKHYEVLEIPVGSDFDKIKIAYKSAMKKYHPDRFPNDEEKKKHAEEISRKINGAYEYFKKKFNKN, encoded by the coding sequence ATGATTACCAAAATGATTGTCGAAATCTTGCAAGCCATCATCGATGACCCCGCCATCCGTCGCCTGATGGGCAGATACGACCACAAAGGCCGCTCCCAAGTCAACATTGATGAGTTTATGGATGAGATGAACCTCAATGCCGAGCAACGCCAGAAAGTTCGTGAAGCTTACCAAAACTACAACAACAACCAAGAGCGCTACCAATACAAGTACGCGCCCAAGTCAGACGACCCCTTTGATAAGTTTGATGCCTATTTCCGAAAGTATGAGGATATGGCGGAGGAGAATGAAAAACGCTTTGGGCACGAAAAAGCCTATGCTCACCGCAAATACCAGCAATATGCTGGCGGGCAGCAACAAAAAAATAATTACCAGCAGTATGACCCCTCCTACCTGCGTACGGAAGAAGAACGTAAACACTATGAGGTGTTGGAAATCCCTGTAGGCAGTGATTTTGACAAGATTAAAATCGCCTACAAAAGCGCGATGAAGAAGTATCACCCCGACCGATTCCCCAATGATGAAGAAAAGAAAAAACACGCAGAGGAGATTTCTCGTAAAATCAATGGGGCTTATGAGTATTTCAAGAAAAAATTCAATAAGAATTAA
- a CDS encoding S8 family peptidase: MTALQTNYPYIFGALLLSVVWWFATIHRNPDSRTVWPSLLFWGSGILYALSLYFSTFSFWYKLLLMLPRDLGILAVVFLIANNIKNSRGFFVTAVSVALLILGIYSSIVQQAVAKVFKPNVDPQAELLFEADEAQLKLVKHHLRKYNVKIEKAFDSKKDKDANLDRFYTINIEDKDEHHIHTVSNLVYASGVSSVGQNRIVQLSPLDKASPIEGQRPGYGLNDPQLNLLWGFERMKMAEFYTYLRNNKIKPKRKARIAILDTGVDKNHEDINARYVSIKSAYDRDGNSHGTHCAGIAAAVSNNGKGIASFAPDDRFVEVTSVKVLSDQGSGTDKGVIAGIIEAADNKADVISMSLGGHSSEVKRRAFAQAVRYANKRGAIVVVAAGNESQDAIRVSPANVDGVIVVTAVDQQLNRARFSNWISSLKWGIAAPGVGIQSTIPGNKYAAYNGTSMATPYVAGLLGMMKALDPKLDTEKAYKILSGTGIDTQDTSKTGKFIQPLQALQALSKP, encoded by the coding sequence ATGACGGCTTTACAAACCAATTATCCATACATCTTCGGCGCTTTGTTGCTCTCGGTGGTGTGGTGGTTTGCGACCATACACCGCAACCCCGACAGCCGCACCGTTTGGCCATCGCTTCTTTTTTGGGGTTCGGGCATACTCTACGCGCTGTCGCTTTATTTCAGCACCTTTAGCTTCTGGTACAAGCTCCTGTTGATGCTGCCCCGCGATTTGGGCATCTTGGCCGTGGTGTTCCTGATAGCCAACAACATCAAAAACTCCCGTGGCTTTTTTGTAACGGCAGTCAGTGTTGCACTGTTGATTTTGGGCATCTACTCGAGCATTGTACAACAAGCTGTAGCCAAGGTCTTCAAACCCAATGTGGATCCACAGGCCGAGCTGTTGTTTGAAGCCGACGAAGCGCAGCTAAAGCTCGTAAAACATCATTTACGCAAATACAATGTCAAAATCGAAAAGGCCTTTGACAGTAAAAAAGACAAAGATGCCAATCTTGATCGCTTTTATACCATCAATATTGAGGATAAAGATGAGCACCACATCCATACTGTCAGCAACTTGGTATACGCCTCAGGGGTGTCTTCTGTAGGCCAAAACCGTATCGTACAGCTCAGCCCCCTCGACAAGGCCTCGCCAATCGAAGGTCAGCGCCCCGGCTACGGCCTTAACGACCCCCAGCTTAACCTGCTTTGGGGCTTCGAGCGGATGAAAATGGCAGAGTTTTATACCTACTTGCGTAACAACAAAATAAAGCCTAAGCGCAAAGCCCGTATCGCCATTCTTGATACTGGAGTAGATAAAAACCACGAGGATATCAACGCCCGCTACGTATCTATCAAATCGGCCTACGACCGCGACGGCAATAGCCACGGTACACACTGCGCCGGCATCGCAGCGGCGGTCTCCAACAACGGCAAAGGCATCGCTTCTTTTGCCCCTGATGACCGCTTTGTAGAGGTTACTTCGGTCAAGGTATTGAGCGATCAAGGTAGCGGCACAGACAAGGGCGTTATCGCAGGTATCATCGAAGCCGCCGACAACAAGGCCGATGTGATTTCTATGTCCTTGGGTGGGCACTCCTCAGAGGTCAAACGCCGCGCCTTTGCCCAAGCCGTACGCTATGCCAATAAGCGCGGCGCAATAGTCGTTGTAGCTGCCGGCAACGAATCGCAAGACGCTATCCGTGTCAGCCCTGCCAATGTAGACGGAGTGATTGTAGTAACAGCCGTAGACCAACAACTCAACCGTGCGCGTTTCTCCAACTGGATTAGCTCTCTCAAATGGGGGATTGCTGCTCCGGGTGTGGGCATCCAGTCGACTATCCCAGGCAACAAATATGCTGCCTACAATGGTACATCAATGGCTACCCCTTATGTAGCAGGGTTGCTGGGAATGATGAAAGCACTAGACCCTAAGCTTGATACCGAAAAGGCTTACAAAATTTTGAGTGGTACTGGCATCGATACCCAAGATACCTCCAAGACCGGCAAATTTATCCAGCCTCTACAGGCGCTCCAAGCGCTATCTAAACCCTGA
- a CDS encoding DHH family phosphoesterase — protein MQLMHSFDDFHQLFSSPQRVAVIPHLSPDADALGSSLALSHFLRKKGHQTTVVSPTAYPAFLAWMDEEQAIVIADKEAQKALEAVNEADVLVFVDFSSYNRLKSLEAPVRKSKAKRMVIDHHLNPDIEADFQVWDVKASATAQLVYDLIEGIGDKALVDNQIAQYIYAGIITDTSSFKHPSTTKRVHLITADLMEAGLDTNLVQRRIYDTNSEARLRFLGFALQNKLTVVPDHYAAYFALSIDELEKHSYQPGDTEGLVNYALSIKDIVIAAMFSESEDGIKISFRSVGDLPVNEIAEKYFNGGGHKNASGGIYHGSLEEATQLFLSILPQYDHTILEQVQIKC, from the coding sequence ATGCAGCTCATGCACAGTTTTGACGATTTTCATCAGTTGTTTTCCTCTCCACAACGTGTAGCGGTCATTCCACATCTCAGTCCCGATGCCGATGCATTGGGTTCTTCTTTGGCCTTGAGTCACTTTTTGCGCAAAAAAGGGCATCAGACTACCGTCGTGTCTCCAACAGCTTATCCTGCTTTTTTGGCTTGGATGGATGAGGAGCAAGCTATCGTCATTGCTGATAAAGAAGCCCAAAAAGCACTAGAGGCTGTCAATGAGGCAGATGTACTTGTTTTTGTGGACTTCTCTTCATACAACCGCCTCAAAAGCCTAGAAGCTCCCGTTCGCAAGTCCAAGGCCAAACGTATGGTCATCGACCATCATTTAAACCCTGATATTGAGGCTGATTTTCAGGTATGGGATGTAAAAGCTTCTGCCACTGCGCAGCTAGTTTATGACTTGATAGAAGGGATTGGCGACAAAGCCTTGGTAGACAACCAAATAGCGCAGTATATCTATGCGGGTATCATTACAGATACCTCTTCCTTCAAACACCCCTCTACCACCAAGCGTGTACACCTTATCACAGCCGATTTGATGGAGGCAGGCCTAGATACCAACCTCGTACAGCGCCGTATCTATGATACCAACTCCGAAGCCCGCTTGCGCTTCTTGGGCTTTGCTCTTCAAAATAAACTGACCGTAGTGCCTGACCATTATGCCGCTTATTTTGCGCTGAGCATTGATGAGTTGGAGAAACATAGCTATCAACCCGGTGATACAGAAGGGCTTGTAAATTATGCACTTTCTATCAAAGATATTGTCATTGCAGCTATGTTTTCAGAATCAGAAGACGGCATTAAAATCTCTTTTCGTTCAGTAGGTGACTTGCCCGTAAACGAAATTGCAGAGAAATATTTCAACGGTGGTGGTCATAAAAACGCCTCCGGAGGGATTTATCACGGCTCACTCGAAGAGGCAACACAGCTATTCTTGTCAATTCTGCCTCAATATGACCATACTATTCTTGAGCAGGTACAAATCAAATGCTAA
- a CDS encoding FKBP-type peptidyl-prolyl cis-trans isomerase, which produces MSYFRLWQGVYLGSLVLLLWACGSTQDPAASALPPRSAKAMDNGLKYSFFGQSGQGRKAQEGEFITYHLVIENEGRRLRSTYEELSGPIQQKRLQTPKIKGTYDEILLLLSEGDSVAVWIPADSLARRTNTKLPQHIPSGTTLKYIIKVLKIESAADIKASNEQNMRAQRDEDLERIQQYIAQDSVLQQAEVKKTDSGLHYALTQIGGGKKPKTGDTVSIHYVGRLLTGKVFDSSYEGSPLEFPVGVGMVIKGWDEGIMLLQEGDKARMLIPSTLAYGIQGDGLSIPPMAVLLYDVEVVKVK; this is translated from the coding sequence ATGAGCTACTTCAGACTGTGGCAGGGAGTATATTTGGGCAGCCTCGTTTTGCTGCTTTGGGCTTGTGGAAGTACCCAAGACCCTGCTGCATCGGCTCTACCACCCCGTAGCGCTAAAGCTATGGATAACGGGCTGAAGTACTCGTTTTTTGGGCAATCCGGCCAAGGGCGAAAAGCGCAGGAAGGGGAATTCATCACCTATCACCTCGTGATTGAAAATGAAGGCCGCCGGCTACGCAGCACCTACGAAGAGTTGAGTGGCCCCATCCAACAAAAACGCCTCCAAACACCTAAAATAAAGGGCACATATGATGAAATCCTGCTTTTGCTCTCCGAAGGAGATAGCGTGGCGGTCTGGATTCCGGCAGACTCGCTGGCCCGACGAACCAACACCAAACTCCCACAGCATATTCCCTCGGGCACAACCCTCAAATATATCATCAAAGTACTCAAAATAGAGTCGGCAGCAGATATCAAAGCCAGCAATGAGCAAAATATGCGCGCCCAACGGGATGAAGACCTAGAGCGTATCCAACAATACATTGCCCAAGACTCGGTATTGCAACAGGCTGAGGTCAAAAAAACCGACTCAGGCTTGCATTATGCCCTGACACAAATAGGGGGCGGCAAAAAACCCAAAACAGGCGACACTGTCAGCATCCATTATGTAGGCAGACTGCTGACCGGAAAGGTGTTTGACAGCTCTTATGAAGGCTCCCCGCTAGAATTTCCGGTTGGCGTGGGGATGGTCATCAAGGGCTGGGACGAAGGGATTATGTTGCTGCAAGAAGGAGACAAAGCCCGAATGTTGATTCCCTCTACTTTGGCCTATGGTATCCAAGGCGATGGGCTGAGCATCCCCCCAATGGCTGTACTGCTCTATGATGTTGAGGTTGTGAAGGTTAAATAA
- a CDS encoding FKBP-type peptidyl-prolyl cis-trans isomerase, translated as MMRIHFTFFGLLLGLAGLFSACNIDGADNTFNERADRNIAEIEAYIDANGLRGQIQKTESGLYYYIKTQRPNRLLPLESYQVAYSFDGRLLNGLQFETSPNQGLGLDTAVLGANRLISGLEEGLRLVAPGEEAVFLIPFYLAYGTTSYVGNTSVSIPPFSAVKFEVNLVSARSEEDQIVDYLRANNLLDIAQRDTSGYYFGYLEKAPSTEPVLDSGAIVQVTYLGKLLNNRVFDRSAAGTTFGVTVGATNVILSWQYLFRRLRVGDKVFLATPSRLAYAASGSGEVIGPFAPLFFEIQVVSKQ; from the coding sequence ATGATGCGAATACATTTTACTTTCTTCGGCCTATTGCTAGGATTGGCGGGCTTGTTCAGCGCCTGCAATATTGATGGAGCTGATAACACTTTCAACGAACGCGCCGACCGCAACATAGCCGAAATAGAAGCCTATATTGATGCCAATGGCCTCAGAGGCCAAATACAAAAAACCGAAAGCGGCTTGTATTATTATATCAAAACACAACGCCCCAACCGACTCCTACCCTTAGAAAGCTATCAGGTAGCCTACAGTTTTGATGGCCGTTTGCTCAATGGCTTACAGTTTGAGACCTCTCCCAATCAAGGGCTTGGTCTGGATACAGCAGTTTTGGGCGCCAATCGCCTCATCAGTGGGCTTGAAGAAGGCTTGCGCTTGGTAGCTCCAGGCGAAGAAGCTGTGTTCTTGATACCCTTCTACTTAGCCTACGGAACCACCAGCTATGTAGGCAATACTTCTGTCAGTATCCCCCCCTTCTCAGCAGTAAAGTTTGAGGTAAACCTCGTTTCGGCCCGCTCCGAAGAGGATCAGATTGTCGATTACCTTCGTGCCAACAACCTCCTTGATATCGCCCAACGTGATACCTCGGGCTATTACTTCGGCTATTTGGAAAAAGCACCCAGCACTGAGCCTGTGCTTGATAGCGGTGCAATCGTACAAGTTACTTACTTAGGGAAGCTGCTCAACAATCGTGTGTTTGACCGATCGGCGGCAGGGACTACCTTTGGTGTAACCGTAGGAGCCACGAATGTTATCTTGTCTTGGCAGTACCTATTCCGCCGCTTACGCGTGGGAGACAAGGTGTTTTTGGCAACCCCTTCGCGCTTGGCTTATGCAGCATCCGGCTCAGGAGAGGTCATCGGGCCCTTTGCCCCGCTATTCTTTGAGATCCAGGTAGTCAGCAAACAATAA
- the rdgB gene encoding RdgB/HAM1 family non-canonical purine NTP pyrophosphatase — MKLCIATRNQNKIKEIQDLLDGSSWAFCSLDDIGCTVDLPETQHTIEGNSAQKAQYVWEHFGVACFAEDSGLEVEALQGAPGVYSARYAGPERNDTANLQKVLTQLSGQTNRRARFKTVITLIIEGEISQFTGIVDGLITPQAQGNGGFGYDPIFQPLGQERTFGQMSLAEKQAISHRSRALLQLIEHLKQQDL, encoded by the coding sequence ATGAAGCTCTGTATAGCCACACGTAACCAAAACAAAATCAAGGAGATACAAGACCTGCTAGATGGCAGTTCTTGGGCTTTTTGCAGTCTTGATGATATTGGTTGTACGGTAGACTTGCCCGAAACCCAACACACCATAGAGGGCAACTCCGCCCAAAAAGCACAATATGTGTGGGAGCATTTTGGGGTAGCATGTTTTGCTGAAGACTCGGGGCTGGAGGTCGAAGCCCTCCAAGGGGCACCCGGAGTATACTCGGCGCGTTATGCCGGACCTGAGCGCAACGATACAGCCAACCTCCAAAAAGTATTGACCCAACTAAGCGGCCAAACCAACCGCCGCGCCCGGTTCAAAACAGTCATCACACTGATTATCGAAGGCGAAATCAGCCAATTTACCGGCATCGTAGACGGCCTCATCACCCCCCAAGCGCAAGGCAACGGGGGCTTTGGCTATGACCCCATCTTCCAACCGCTAGGACAAGAGCGCACCTTCGGGCAAATGAGCTTGGCCGAAAAACAAGCCATCAGCCACCGAAGCCGTGCCCTCCTACAACTCATTGAACACCTCAAACAACAAGATTTATGA
- a CDS encoding uridine kinase family protein, which translates to MKPYVVGVSGGSGAGKTFILSHLVEKLGADNVCLISQDNYYLPRESQPLDEEGIHNFDTLRSVDMERCFQDVEAVLKGQTVELQEYTFNNPNKKPKTLCFSPKPIILVEGIFIYNHPLLRDLIDLKIFLDVSEHIRLKRRVLRDNVERGYDLQDVLYRYEKHVYPAYGKYISPFKKKVDLIIPNNERYEKALDVLSTFLGVKLAAYQKHHQQNL; encoded by the coding sequence ATGAAACCCTATGTAGTAGGCGTGAGCGGTGGCAGCGGAGCCGGAAAAACATTTATACTCAGCCATTTAGTAGAGAAGCTAGGCGCTGATAATGTCTGCCTGATTTCACAAGATAATTATTACCTCCCCCGAGAATCACAACCCCTCGACGAAGAAGGAATCCACAACTTCGATACCTTGCGCTCCGTAGATATGGAGCGCTGCTTTCAGGATGTAGAGGCTGTCTTGAAAGGCCAAACTGTTGAGCTTCAAGAATATACTTTCAATAACCCGAATAAAAAACCCAAAACACTGTGTTTTTCCCCAAAACCCATTATCTTGGTCGAAGGAATTTTTATTTATAACCACCCCCTGCTGCGGGACTTGATAGATTTGAAGATATTCTTAGATGTTTCGGAACATATCCGCCTCAAACGCCGTGTATTGCGCGACAACGTAGAGCGGGGCTATGATTTACAAGATGTCCTCTATCGTTACGAAAAACACGTTTACCCAGCCTACGGGAAATATATTTCGCCTTTCAAGAAAAAGGTAGATTTGATCATCCCCAACAACGAGCGCTACGAAAAAGCGCTTGATGTACTCAGCACTTTTTTAGGAGTTAAATTAGCGGCCTACCAAAAACACCACCAACAAAACCTATGA
- a CDS encoding potassium channel family protein — protein sequence MSKFAVIGLGQFGAAIALSLANKGAEVMVIDNKTDRVELLKDDVAHAIALDATDKKALQAQNIQEMDAVVVAIGEDFEALLLTCVQLMDLEVPKIVARAANDQQRAILSKIGLRYILSPEEEVGKQLASQLLNPNIRASFPLAGDYEIVEVVAPRKVWERSVIEIDLRRKYSLNLVTIIRERQNDTSQAGSERTIDTIGVPRPETIIQAKDMLILFGKTQDIDRFIKT from the coding sequence ATGAGTAAGTTTGCCGTCATCGGACTGGGACAGTTCGGAGCAGCCATCGCCCTAAGCTTGGCCAACAAAGGAGCAGAAGTTATGGTCATTGATAACAAAACCGACCGTGTGGAGCTGCTCAAAGATGATGTGGCGCACGCTATCGCCCTAGATGCTACCGACAAAAAAGCGCTCCAAGCCCAAAACATCCAAGAAATGGATGCCGTAGTAGTGGCCATTGGAGAAGACTTTGAAGCCCTGCTGCTGACGTGTGTACAACTGATGGACTTAGAAGTTCCCAAAATTGTAGCGCGGGCAGCCAACGATCAACAGCGTGCCATTCTCAGCAAAATCGGCCTGAGGTATATCCTCTCCCCCGAAGAAGAAGTAGGCAAGCAGTTGGCTTCCCAACTACTGAATCCCAATATCAGGGCCTCCTTCCCCTTGGCCGGCGATTATGAAATCGTAGAAGTAGTAGCCCCGCGCAAAGTATGGGAGCGCTCCGTCATAGAAATAGACCTGCGCCGTAAATACAGCCTCAACTTGGTAACCATCATCCGTGAGCGCCAAAACGATACCAGCCAAGCAGGGAGCGAACGCACCATTGATACGATAGGCGTGCCCCGTCCCGAAACCATCATTCAAGCCAAAGATATGCTCATCCTCTTTGGCAAAACCCAAGATATAGACCGTTTCATCAAAACCTAG
- the rsgA gene encoding ribosome small subunit-dependent GTPase A, with protein sequence MRSTGSWYDLRISDGSLLKARLRGKFKIKDLKVTNPLAVGDRVAYEMEAGQATALITEILPRDNYIIRKSVHKSAHGHLIATNIDQVLLIVTLVLPRTSLGFIDRYLAAAESFRIPARLIFNKCDLLDDEGREVFEELKAIYEPLGYPCHWVSATEGFGMDGLEAVLQGHTSLLSGHSGVGKSTLLNRLAPQLDLRVGEISAYSEKGTHTTTFAEMFEIAPDMFIIDTPGIKELGLIDMEKEELAHYFPEMRERLGECRFHNCLHLHEPQCAIRAAAEAGLIAESRYYNYLSMLADDDTHR encoded by the coding sequence ATGCGCTCGACCGGCTCTTGGTACGATTTGCGCATCAGCGACGGAAGTCTGCTCAAAGCCCGCCTCCGAGGGAAGTTCAAAATCAAAGATCTCAAAGTAACTAACCCCTTGGCGGTAGGCGACAGAGTGGCCTATGAAATGGAGGCCGGCCAAGCCACAGCCCTTATCACCGAAATCCTCCCCCGTGATAACTACATCATTCGGAAATCTGTCCATAAATCAGCCCACGGCCACCTCATCGCTACCAATATCGACCAAGTACTGCTTATTGTTACGCTGGTACTGCCGCGTACATCCCTAGGCTTTATAGACCGCTATCTGGCAGCAGCAGAGTCTTTTAGAATCCCAGCAAGGCTTATTTTTAATAAGTGTGATTTGCTCGATGACGAAGGACGTGAGGTCTTTGAAGAACTAAAAGCCATCTACGAACCGCTAGGCTACCCCTGCCACTGGGTGTCGGCTACTGAAGGCTTTGGTATGGATGGGCTGGAGGCCGTGCTCCAAGGGCATACCTCCTTGCTATCGGGGCATTCAGGCGTAGGCAAATCTACCCTGCTCAACCGCTTAGCCCCACAGCTCGACCTGCGCGTGGGCGAAATATCTGCCTATTCAGAAAAAGGCACACACACCACTACTTTTGCCGAAATGTTCGAAATAGCTCCCGATATGTTCATCATCGATACGCCAGGTATCAAAGAACTGGGGCTGATTGATATGGAAAAGGAAGAATTGGCGCATTATTTCCCCGAAATGCGTGAACGACTGGGCGAATGCCGGTTTCATAACTGTCTGCACCTCCACGAACCACAATGTGCTATCAGAGCCGCCGCCGAAGCCGGCCTCATTGCCGAAAGCCGATACTATAACTACCTTAGTATGCTGGCTGACGATGATACCCACCGATGA